A region of Mycolicibacterium brumae DNA encodes the following proteins:
- a CDS encoding DUF222 domain-containing protein, producing the protein MRSRGRRQRAGPAAADGAGTLSDSALNADIDAAINTFDPDAVRRTHYNASQRDIKFGKPDDQTGARSIYGSMSTADADWLERRIDALVATVCAEDPRRMGERRADAMRVACTGAETLPCRCNRPECPQNVTGATDGNGVVDRTRAGSVVIHVLADQAAIDAAIREAATQPSIGTPWLDAHKPTEVYFPQSDWVQMYTFLDMETILEQTLVVHDHWNPPQGPVTAAAAARGEQRMPVRRDFGSRLLNSKRRTRPRTSLCRPSDTAGRDTFDPPDAIAPADPPHPTPPPQSKRPPRQWPPPRDPAPTGNAVILGSGHLSTPELAELVRTGATITALRPIGAAPEPRHRPSDRLSWFIRARDLTCSFPGCDRPAEQCDLDHVDP; encoded by the coding sequence ATCCGCAGCCGCGGCCGTCGACAACGCGCTGGCCCCGCGGCTGCCGACGGCGCCGGAACGCTGTCGGACAGCGCGCTGAACGCCGATATCGACGCCGCAATCAACACCTTCGATCCCGACGCGGTGCGCCGCACGCACTACAACGCCTCCCAGCGCGACATCAAGTTCGGAAAACCCGACGATCAGACCGGCGCCCGCAGCATCTACGGCTCGATGAGCACGGCCGACGCCGACTGGCTGGAACGGCGGATCGACGCCCTGGTCGCCACCGTCTGCGCCGAAGACCCGCGGCGGATGGGCGAGCGCCGCGCCGACGCCATGCGCGTCGCCTGCACCGGCGCCGAAACCCTGCCGTGCCGGTGCAATCGGCCCGAATGCCCGCAGAATGTCACCGGCGCCACCGACGGCAACGGGGTCGTCGACCGGACTCGCGCCGGGTCCGTGGTCATCCATGTGCTGGCCGACCAGGCCGCCATCGACGCCGCGATCCGCGAGGCCGCCACCCAACCCAGCATCGGAACTCCCTGGCTGGACGCCCACAAGCCCACCGAGGTGTACTTCCCGCAATCCGATTGGGTGCAGATGTACACCTTCCTCGACATGGAGACCATCCTCGAGCAGACCCTGGTCGTCCATGACCACTGGAACCCGCCCCAGGGCCCGGTCACCGCCGCCGCGGCCGCCCGCGGGGAACAGCGGATGCCGGTGCGCCGCGACTTCGGATCCCGACTGCTCAACAGCAAACGTCGCACACGGCCACGGACCTCGCTGTGCCGTCCGTCGGACACGGCCGGCCGGGACACATTCGACCCACCCGACGCGATCGCGCCCGCCGATCCCCCACACCCGACACCCCCGCCGCAATCGAAGCGCCCGCCCCGTCAGTGGCCACCCCCGCGCGACCCGGCCCCGACCGGCAACGCGGTCATCCTCGGCAGCGGCCACCTTTCCACCCCCGAGCTGGCAGAACTGGTCCGAACCGGCGCGACGATCACCGCCCTGCGACCCATCGGCGCGGCGCCCGAACCACGCCACCGCCCCTCGGACCGGCTGTCGTGGTTCATCCGCGCCCGCGACCTGACCTGCAGCTTCCCCGGCTGCGACCGACCCGCCGAGCAGTGCGACCTCGACCACGTCGATCCCTAG
- a CDS encoding SRPBCC domain-containing protein, with translation MNDTDRANPPAVIDADACAVRRTIRINATREKVWRTVTEPELISQWFGQISLTGSGVGAHGTISWPNQAGVPIRVEACEPESMVAYRWCNEECTLPDAVIEETSTVFTFTLEDAADGTLLTVVETGFDRTGDPVGNMESHRGGWDGELDKLVALLEPGA, from the coding sequence ATGAATGACACCGACCGCGCGAACCCGCCCGCCGTGATCGACGCGGACGCCTGCGCCGTTCGCCGCACGATCCGCATCAACGCCACCCGCGAGAAGGTCTGGCGCACCGTCACCGAACCGGAGCTCATCTCCCAATGGTTCGGCCAGATCAGCCTGACCGGCTCCGGCGTCGGCGCCCACGGCACGATCAGCTGGCCCAACCAGGCCGGCGTGCCGATCCGCGTCGAGGCCTGCGAACCGGAGTCGATGGTGGCCTACCGCTGGTGCAACGAGGAGTGCACGCTACCGGACGCCGTTATCGAAGAGACCTCGACGGTGTTCACCTTCACCCTGGAGGACGCCGCCGACGGCACCCTGCTCACCGTCGTCGAGACCGGCTTCGACCGCACCGGCGACCCGGTCGGGAACATGGAGAGCCACCGGGGCGGCTGGGACGGCGAGTTGGACAAGCTCGTCGCGCTGCTGGAGCCCGGCGCGTGA
- a CDS encoding DUF222 domain-containing protein has protein sequence MYDPIDPVDLTRVDSAGLVTLIAEATRAENSAAGTRMAAVAELLTRHQADDDPRWVIDAHAATTADVGAAMGISPRRAATVVNTAEALRDRLPRIAERLRAGDISERVAKVMCFRTHLVNESAAAAVDNALAPRLPTAPERCRTAR, from the coding sequence ATGTACGATCCGATCGATCCGGTAGACCTCACCAGGGTCGATTCCGCCGGGTTGGTCACCCTGATCGCCGAGGCCACCCGGGCCGAGAATTCGGCCGCCGGAACGCGCATGGCCGCCGTCGCGGAACTGCTGACCCGCCACCAGGCCGATGACGACCCGCGCTGGGTGATCGACGCGCACGCGGCCACCACCGCAGACGTCGGCGCCGCGATGGGCATCAGCCCCCGCCGCGCGGCCACCGTGGTCAACACCGCCGAGGCGCTGCGCGACCGACTCCCCCGGATCGCTGAGCGGCTGCGCGCCGGCGACATCAGCGAGCGCGTCGCCAAGGTGATGTGCTTCCGCACCCACCTGGTCAATGAATCCGCAGCCGCGGCCGTCGACAACGCGCTGGCCCCGCGGCTGCCGACGGCGCCGGAACGCTGTCGGACAGCGCGCTGA
- a CDS encoding phosphoribosyl-ATP diphosphatase, with amino-acid sequence MKESLTVKSFEELFGELTLRAQERPAGSATVAALDAGVHTVGKKVLEEAGEVWIAAEHESDDELADEISQLLYWTQVLMLARGLTLDDVYRKL; translated from the coding sequence ATGAAAGAATCCCTAACCGTGAAGAGCTTCGAGGAACTGTTCGGCGAGCTGACGCTGCGCGCCCAGGAGCGCCCGGCCGGCAGCGCCACCGTCGCCGCGCTGGACGCCGGTGTGCACACCGTCGGCAAAAAGGTCCTGGAGGAGGCCGGCGAGGTGTGGATCGCCGCCGAGCACGAGAGCGACGACGAGCTGGCCGACGAGATCAGCCAATTGCTCTACTGGACGCAGGTGCTGATGCTGGCCCGCGGCCTGACCCTCGACGACGTCTACCGGAAGCTGTGA
- a CDS encoding ArsR/SmtB family transcription factor — protein MSAPTGVVAMCGALGDETRWQILTALSEGDASASALARRLPISRQAIAKHLAVLAEAGLVESIRVGREVHYQVMGAELSRTARRLEAIGVEWDRRLAAIKWIAEGLE, from the coding sequence ATGTCGGCGCCGACGGGCGTGGTGGCGATGTGCGGCGCGCTCGGCGACGAGACCCGCTGGCAGATCCTCACGGCGCTGAGCGAGGGCGACGCTTCGGCGTCCGCCCTCGCTCGGCGGCTGCCGATCAGCCGGCAGGCGATCGCCAAGCATCTCGCGGTGCTGGCCGAGGCCGGACTCGTGGAATCCATACGTGTCGGACGCGAGGTGCATTATCAAGTCATGGGCGCCGAACTCAGCCGAACCGCACGACGGCTCGAGGCCATCGGCGTCGAGTGGGACCGCCGCCTGGCCGCGATCAAGTGGATCGCGGAAGGTTTGGAGTGA